GACAACGCAACAGCCGTTCTTGCCGCATACAGCGATAATTACGAATCAACCAAACATAATAACTTCTCGATGACCTATTTGGGAGGTTGCGGCGCTATACGTGAACATTTCGTCACTGACGATGAATATTACTATCCTTCACAAGTTGCTTCTACCCTTAACAACCTTTGGCTTCACAACAACAACAAACCGGCAGCGAAGCCATGGGGTTGGGTAATGTTCAACTGCGTAGGCACTGAGGCGACTACCACTCAAGGCATCCAGGCCGTGATTGAGCACAATGCGGATCCGGAGTTCAAGCTCGCCCGCCGTTCCGCTGCCAAGGCAAAGCCTTCGGGTGACACGAAGGGTATTGCCAACGGTGGTACTGTATTCTGATTCCTTTTTACCTGCAAGGCTGCACGGCCCGTGCAGCCTTGCAAACTAATTCTATAGAAAAGAAAATAGATGAAAAAGATATCAATTGCAAACGCAATAACCGTGCTGGCCGCATCGGCATTCCTGATAGCTTGTAATGCCTACGACCAAGATTTATCACCGGGAGGCAACACCGTAATCGAGGCTGTTTGCCCAGCTCCTGCACTTGAAGAGCCAGCGACACGTACGGCTGTCGATCCCACAGCGTATACATCCGGAGAGATTGGCATCAACTGGCTGCCAGCCGACCGGATCGGCGTGTACAGCGCCACGACTGCCAATGCCTGCTTCACCAACCAGAGTGATCAGGAGACCGACAAGACCTCCTTCGCAGGTAATCTCCAGAACGGTGAGACTCCCCTGTATGCCTACTATCCCTATACGGAGACGGCGGGCACCGCTCCCACGGCTTTCAAGGGCACGCTGCCGCTGACCCAGCACTATTCCACCGCCACCCGCGAACTGGAAGGCGACTGGAAGGTGGGCACCCCCCAAGGCAGCTCCGCCTCAAGATTCACTTTCGAGCACATCTTCGCCTTCTTGAAGTTCGACATCAACGCCGGTGGCACCGACGTGGCGGGTGAAAGGCTGCTGAGCGTGTCGCTCACCGTCCCCGACAAGCAGCTCGGCGGCGGCTTCACTTGTGACCTTTCCACCCGTGCCGTCACCTTCACGCCGGCCACCGATGCCTCCACCGTGACCATGGAATGGACGGATACGCCGGAACTGTCCGCCTCCACCTTCCACGGCTACATGAACGTGGCTCCCGTCACGGGCATTGCGGGGACGGAAATCAGCATTCAGATCAAGACCAACCTGCACATCATCACCTTCACCGAGACGATGAAAGCCGATGCGTTCAAGTCCAATACCTATTACACGGTACCTCTCACCCTGTCGCGCTTCAAAGACAAGTGGACGATGGAGGAGAATCCCGATGCCAAGGAGGAGAACGCCGCTTGGGTGACCGGCCTGCAGAGCCGTCTGGCATGCGCCAACACCGTTTTTGCCATTGCGGGGCAACCCTTCATGCACAAAATCCGCGTGCCGCAAAGCACCTCGCAGCAATATCATGCGGTTGTGCCCGTAAAGAATGGCGTCAAGCGTGTCTACAACCTGCCGGAGGGACTGACCTGGAACGCCGGCCGCTGCCTTGTGGAAGGTAAGGCTCCCGCCGCCGGCGACTATGTCTATTCGGTGGAATTCACCGTAGGGGGCGCTACCTATAAAGAAGGCATCAAGCTCCACGTGGCCGTCCGGGCCGCCGATCTCCAGTCACCCACCCCCATGATGGGTTGGCAGACCTGGAATGTCTTTAAAGACAAGATTGGCTACGACATCCTCGCGAGCCAGCTTGTAGGAATGAAGGAAAAAGGCCTCATTGACGCCGGTTACAGATACTTCGGCGTAGATGACTGCTGGCAGGTGAAAAGTGAGAACGACAACGGCCACCAGATTCCCGATGCAAGCAAGTTTCCCACGGCGAATGGCGTAAACGGCATGGCGCGCATGGCGAACCTGATTCACGACTACGGTCTGAAAGCCGGTATCTACACCGATTGCGGAACCAAGACCTGCGAGAAGTACTTCGCATCGTACGGCTACGAGGAACTCCATGCACAGGACTATAAGGGCTGGGGCTATGACTTCGTGAAAGAAGATTGGTATTATGACCTTGATATGGCTCCTGTCGGTGCGACTCCATCGACTTTCGTTGATGGATATGCCGGTCTGGGTAGCTATTGGAACACGTCCGAAATGGCGCAGGAACTCTACACCAAGATGGGCAAGGCGCTTAACGACCGCGGCCTGATGCTGTACGTGTGCGAATGGGGTATCCACGACCCATGGAAGTGGGGTGCCGAGACCGGTGCTACCTGCTGGCGCATGACCTATGACCACCGTGACGGCTGGTGGGGTAAAATCGACAGTGGTCTGTTTGGTAAAAAGAATGACGGCGATGAGAATGCTAACGGCGTGGGTGTGCACAACACCATCGTACTGATGCGCCACCTTTGGCCGTATGTCGGAATCAACCGTTACAATGATGCCGACATGATTTGCGTCGGTATCCGCGGTAGCGGCCAGTCGTCGAGCGACTGCGTTTACAATCAGGCGGGTGGACTCACTTCAACCGAAGCCGAGACCTCGTTTGCCATGTGGTGCATGTGGAGTTCTCCTATCCTTCTGGGCTTCGACATGACCAAGGATATGAGTTCGGCCGACTTGGCACACGACCTCGCGCTTGTCAAGAACGAGGAGCTTATCGCCATCAACCAAGATGCCTTAGGGCAGGGCGCCGAGTATATCAAGAGTGCTGACGGCATTGATTACTATCAGAAAGACCTCGCTGACGGCGATGTGGCGATTGCCGCTGTCAACCTCAGCGATAATTCTGCAACTTACACCATTTCTATGGCCGACTACGATGCTCTTGACCTAAGTGAATCTTATTCGGCAAGAGATCTTATCGGACAGAAAGACGCAGGAACCCTTTCTGCTTCGTCATCGTTGACCGGCTCGCTTGCGGCACACGGCACCTTTGTCGTAAGGCTGAAAAAGCAGTAAGCCTGGCTCTTGCTTCTAAGCAAGAAATTTTCTTATTCTTGGCATCAATACTTTTCGGAGGCTATCAGTGCCAAGAGTAATATAAAGAAACAAATCATTAACAGTTGATTGAATATGACTAAGAAAATCTTTTTGACCGCCTTGTGCGCAGTGGCTCTTTGTCCGGCCTTCGCACAGACTTCCGATACGAAAGAAAAGGTGGAGTACAGTACGGACAAGTATAAGGTGGAAACCAACCGTTTTTGGGACAACTGGTTCATCAGCGTGGGTGCCGGTGGGCAGGTGTATTTTGGTGACCATGACAAGCAAATAGACTTCGGCGACCGCATTGCCCCGGCACTGGATATTGCTATCGGCAAGTGGTTCACTCCGGGAATCGGTATCCGCTTCATGTACAGCGGACTGAAAAGCAAGGGCGCCACACGTGATGACTGGGAATGCGACATCACCCACGGGACAGGCGAACATGTGCCCGGATGGGCCGGCGTTCCGGGCGACGACCTCCAATATTCCAAATACAAGATGAGCAACCTCCACGCCGATGTGCTCTTCAATGTGCTGAACCTTTTCGGTGGTTACAACGAAAACCGTAAGTGGGACCTCAGTCCTTATGCCGGCCTCGGCTGGGCACGTGTCTATGACTCTCCATCTTCCAAGGAGGTAAGCGCCAACCTCGGTATCCTG
This sequence is a window from Bacteroides thetaiotaomicron VPI-5482. Protein-coding genes within it:
- a CDS encoding fimbrillin family protein translates to MKKISIANAITVLAASAFLIACNAYDQDLSPGGNTVIEAVCPAPALEEPATRTAVDPTAYTSGEIGINWLPADRIGVYSATTANACFTNQSDQETDKTSFAGNLQNGETPLYAYYPYTETAGTAPTAFKGTLPLTQHYSTATRELEGDWKVGTPQGSSASRFTFEHIFAFLKFDINAGGTDVAGERLLSVSLTVPDKQLGGGFTCDLSTRAVTFTPATDASTVTMEWTDTPELSASTFHGYMNVAPVTGIAGTEISIQIKTNLHIITFTETMKADAFKSNTYYTVPLTLSRFKDKWTMEENPDAKEENAAWVTGLQSRLACANTVFAIAGQPFMHKIRVPQSTSQQYHAVVPVKNGVKRVYNLPEGLTWNAGRCLVEGKAPAAGDYVYSVEFTVGGATYKEGIKLHVAVRAADLQSPTPMMGWQTWNVFKDKIGYDILASQLVGMKEKGLIDAGYRYFGVDDCWQVKSENDNGHQIPDASKFPTANGVNGMARMANLIHDYGLKAGIYTDCGTKTCEKYFASYGYEELHAQDYKGWGYDFVKEDWYYDLDMAPVGATPSTFVDGYAGLGSYWNTSEMAQELYTKMGKALNDRGLMLYVCEWGIHDPWKWGAETGATCWRMTYDHRDGWWGKIDSGLFGKKNDGDENANGVGVHNTIVLMRHLWPYVGINRYNDADMICVGIRGSGQSSSDCVYNQAGGLTSTEAETSFAMWCMWSSPILLGFDMTKDMSSADLAHDLALVKNEELIAINQDALGQGAEYIKSADGIDYYQKDLADGDVAIAAVNLSDNSATYTISMADYDALDLSESYSARDLIGQKDAGTLSASSSLTGSLAAHGTFVVRLKKQ